A single window of Hippocampus zosterae strain Florida chromosome 15, ASM2543408v3, whole genome shotgun sequence DNA harbors:
- the calr3b gene encoding calreticulin 3b, with product MGKMQLLASVTVLLVAYCVQAKVYFREDFLDGDEWRSRWVDSKHKSDYGKWKLTAGDFYGDAEKDKGLQTSQDARFYASSARFEPFSNEGKSLVIQFTVKHEQKIDCGGGYVKVFPADLDQTAMHGDSSYYIMFGPDICGYSTKKVHVIFSYKGQNHLIKKEIKCMDDELSHLYTLILNPDQTYEVKIDNKKVESGSLEEDWDFLPPKKIKDPEAKKPEDWDDRAKIDDPDDTKPEDWDKPENIPDPDAKKPDDWDEDMDGEWEPPMIPNPEYKGDWKPKQMDNPNYKGTWVHPEIDNPEYSPDSTIYKFDNIGVIGLDLWQVKSGTIFDNFLIADDAKEAEDIGNETWGATKEPERKMKQEQDDLKRKEEEEKNKDQDTHTEEDEDEDEGEEDNEDEEDDDEEEEEEEDDAKPKDEL from the exons atgggcaaaatGCAACTTTTGGCATCTGTTACGGTGCTTTTAGTAGCATATTGCGTACAAGCCAAGGTGTACTTTCGGGAAGACTTCTTGGATGGAG ATGAATGGAGAAGTCGATGGGTGGACTCCAAACACAAGTCTGACTACGGCAAATGGAAACTGACGGCTGGCGACTTCTATGGAGACGCCGAGAAAGACAAAG gTCTCCAAACAAGTCAGGATGCCAGATTTTACGCATCCTCGGCCCGCTTTGAGCCGTTCAGCAATGAAGGAAAGAGTCTGGTCATTCAGTTTACGGTCAAGCACGAACAGAAGATCGACTGTGGCGGCGGCTACGTCAAGGTCTTCCCCGCGGACTTGGATCAGACCGCCATGCACGGGGATTCCTCATACTACATCATGTTTG GCCCGGACATTTGTGGCTACAGCACCAAGAAGGtccatgtcattttcagttacaAGGGCCAGAATCACCTTATCAAGAAGGAGATCAAGTGCATG GATGACGAACTTAGCCACCTGTACACGCTGATCCTTAATCCCGACCAAACTTACGAGGTGAAGATCGACAACAAGAAGGTGGAGTCCGGCAGCCTGGAGGAGGACTGGGACTTCCTGCCCCCAAAGAAGATCAAGGACCCCGAAGCCAAGAAGCCCGAGGACTGGGATGACCGCGCCAAGATCGACGACCCCGATGACACCAAGCCCGAG GACTGGGATAAGCCTGAAAACATCCCTGACCCCGATGCCAAAAAGCCAGACGACTGGGACGAAGACATGGATGGAGAGTGGGAGCCTCCAATGATCCCCAACCCAGAATACAAG GGAGACTGGAAACCCAAGCAAATGGACAATCCCAACTACAAAGGAACCTGGGTCCATCCTGAGATTGACAATCCCGAATACAGCCCTGATTCAACCATCTACAAGTTTGACAACATCGGTGTGATTGGTCTCGACCTTTGGCAG GTCAAATCCGGCACCATCTTTGACAACTTTCTCATCGCCGATGACGCGAAGGAAGCGGAGGACATCGGAAACGAGACGTGGGGTGCCACAAAG GAACCCGAGCGTAAAATGAAACAGGAACAAGATGACCTGAAAcgcaaggaagaggaggaaaaaaacaaagaccaagacacacacacggaggaggatgaggatgaagatgagggCGAGGAGGAtaatgaggatgaggaggatgatgatgaggaggaggaagaggaagaggatgacgcAAAGCCCAAAGATGAGCTTTGA